The sequence CCTCCGGCGCCTCGCCGGGATCGCATCCCCGTCATGCCCGCTCCCCCCACGTGCATCGATCGTTATTTCGTGCCCTTGTAGTGCTCGAGCCCCGGCTTGAAGCTCTTCTCGTCGAGAAAGGCTTTCATCGCATTCGCGCGGTTCTCCGCGCCGCCGAGGTGGAGCGCCTCGGCCATCTTCGCGTAGAGATAGTCCGCGGAGACCTCCCAGTCCATGTACTTGACGCGCTTCATCGCGAGCTTCGCGCCGCGCAGGACCGTCTGGTTCTTCTCGAGCAGCACCTTCGCGAGCGCGCGCGTGCGCTCCCGCAGTTGGGCGCGCGGGACGGCCTCGTTGACCAGCCCCATCTCGGCCGCCTTGCGGCCGTCGAAGCTCTCGCCGGTCATCGTGTAATACAGGGCGTTGCGGTAGCCCATCGTCTCGATGGCGGCCTTCGTCACGTTGCCCGCCGGCAGGATGCCCCAGTTGATCTCGGAGAGCCCGAATATCGCCTCCTCGGCCGCGATCGCGAGGTCGCAGGCGACGACCGGCGTGAACGCCCCGCCGAAGCACCACCCGTTCACCATCGCGATCGTCGGCTTCGGATAGTCGCGGAGGCGCCGCCACTGCCACTCCTCGGCCGTGCGGCGGACGTGGAGCAGGATCGTGTCGGGCGCGCCGTCGGTCATCCGGAAATACTCCTTCAGATCCATGCCTGCCGCGAACGACTCGCCCGCGCCGGTCAGCACGAGCACGCGGCAGCGGTCGTCCGTGGCGAGCGCGACGACCGTCCGCAACATCTCCTCGTTCAGCGCGGGGCTCATCGCGTTGCGCTTCTCCGGGCGGTTCATCGTCACCCAGGCGATCCCCTCGTCGAACTCGACGAGCACCAGGTCGCCCCACGGTTCCTTGGTTTCGGACATGCGGTTCCTCCTTCAGCCGATATGAATGCGCGGCGGTCGGCGGCTCGGGCGGCGCGCGGGGCCGCGGCCCGGCGCTCTCCGGGGCCGTCCGGGGCCGGCCCGATGCCCCGCTACTGTCTTCCCTGATGGATTGTTGTAGGCTATGAATTTCAGCCGCCGGCGCTTCAGCCGGGTATCGTACAGCGAGAAACGGGACCAATGCTGCCCGATTGCGCCTTTCCGTTCCCAACCGGGCACGCGCGGAGAGGTCTGCGCCGCCCGCCGGGGCGGGGAGGGCTTGCGGCGAGCGCCCGGACGGAAGGCGCCATGCGCCAGGGCCCGGGGGGCGGCGGCGATCGAACGGCCGTAGGGCCAAATTGAGCGGAGAGCATTCCGATGGCGGACGATCCGAACGCACACGAGGGACGAGGCGAGGGGCTTTATCCGGAGCCGAGGTACGACGGCGGCGGGCTGTCGAGGGCCGGGTCGCTGAAAGCGACGCGGCGGCAGTTCATCAAAGGCGTGATCGCCTCGGGGGCGGTGGTGTCCGGGGCCGGGTACCTGTTCGGGTGCTCCTCCGGCGAGCGCGCGGGGCCGACCGGCGGCGTGGAGCGGCTGCTGAGCCTGACGGTGAACGGCGAGACGCGCCGGGTCGACGTGCTGCCGAACGAGACGCTGGCGATGACGCTGCGGTACAAGCTCGGGCTGACGGGGACGAAGCTCGGGTGCGACCGCGGGGAATGCGGGGCGTGCACCGTGCTCATCGACGACGTGCCGACGTACTCGTGCTCGACGCTGACGCATCGGGTTCGAACGCGGGCGATCACTACCGTGGAGGGGCTCTTGGGGCCGAACGGTGAGCTGCACCCGGTGCAGGAGGCGATGATCGAGGAGCTGGGGCCGCAGTGCGGGTTCTGCACGCCGGGGCAGGTGATGAGCGCCGTGGGGCTGCTGAAGGCGAACCCGACGCCGACGCGCGAGGAGGCGCGGCGGGCGATGTCCGGGAACCTCTGCCGCTGCGGCGCGTACGACCACTACCTGAACGCGGTGCTTCGCGCCGCGGAGAGCGGCCGCGTGACGCAGGCGTAGGAAC is a genomic window of Gammaproteobacteria bacterium containing:
- a CDS encoding (2Fe-2S)-binding protein, coding for MADDPNAHEGRGEGLYPEPRYDGGGLSRAGSLKATRRQFIKGVIASGAVVSGAGYLFGCSSGERAGPTGGVERLLSLTVNGETRRVDVLPNETLAMTLRYKLGLTGTKLGCDRGECGACTVLIDDVPTYSCSTLTHRVRTRAITTVEGLLGPNGELHPVQEAMIEELGPQCGFCTPGQVMSAVGLLKANPTPTREEARRAMSGNLCRCGAYDHYLNAVLRAAESGRVTQA
- a CDS encoding p-hydroxycinnamoyl CoA hydratase/lyase gives rise to the protein MSETKEPWGDLVLVEFDEGIAWVTMNRPEKRNAMSPALNEEMLRTVVALATDDRCRVLVLTGAGESFAAGMDLKEYFRMTDGAPDTILLHVRRTAEEWQWRRLRDYPKPTIAMVNGWCFGGAFTPVVACDLAIAAEEAIFGLSEINWGILPAGNVTKAAIETMGYRNALYYTMTGESFDGRKAAEMGLVNEAVPRAQLRERTRALAKVLLEKNQTVLRGAKLAMKRVKYMDWEVSADYLYAKMAEALHLGGAENRANAMKAFLDEKSFKPGLEHYKGTK